A window of the Arachis duranensis cultivar V14167 chromosome 5, aradu.V14167.gnm2.J7QH, whole genome shotgun sequence genome harbors these coding sequences:
- the LOC107490288 gene encoding rac-like GTP-binding protein ARAC7, whose product MMSASKFIKCVTVGDGAVGKTCMLICYTSNKFPTDYIPTVFDNFSANVAVDGSIVNLGLWDTAGQEDYSRLRPLSYRGADIFVLAFSLISRASYENVLKKWMPELRRFAPNVPVVLVGTKLDLREDRGYLADHMGSNVITSAEGEELRKQIGAAAYIECSSKTQQNVKAVFDTAIKVVLQPPRRKEMMTMKKRHRRSACSFVGIVCGGCAAY is encoded by the exons ATGATGAGTGCTTCAAAGTTCATTAAATGTGTCACAGTTGGTGATGGTGCTGTTGGCAAGACCTGCATGCTCATTTGCTACACCAGCAACAAGTTCCCCACT GATTACATACCTACAGTATTTGATAATTTTAGTGCCAATGTTGCTGTGGATGGAAGCATTGTTAATCTAGGGCTTTGGGACACTGCAG GGCAAGAAGACTATAGTAGGTTGAGGCCACTCAGTTACAGAGGAGCAGACATATTTGTGTTGGCATTCTCATTGATCAGCAGAGCAAGCTATGAAAATGTTCTCAAGAAG TGGATGCCTGAATTGCGTAGGTTTGCACCCAATGTTCCAGTTGTTCTTGTTGGTACAAAATTAG ATCTTCGTGAAGATCGGGGGTACCTAGCTGATCACATGGGATCTAATGTTATAACATCTGCTGAG GGGGAAGAATTGAGGAAACAAATAGGTGCAGCAGCTTACATTGAGTGCAGTTCCAAGACTCAACAG AATGTGAAAGCAGTTTTTGATACTGCAATTAAGGTTGTTCTTCAACCTCCAAGGAGGAAGGAGATGATGACAATGAAGAAAAGGCATAGAAGGTCTGCTTGCTCATTTGT CGGTATTGTGTGTGGAGGCTGTGCTGCTTATTAA
- the LOC107490289 gene encoding peroxiredoxin-2B, whose protein sequence is MAPIAVGDVIPDGTLAFLDNDNKPQSVSIHSLAKGKKVIIFGVPGAFTPTCSLKHVPGFIERAEELKGKGVDEIICISVNDPFVMKSWANTFPENKHVTFLADGSAKYTHDLGLELDLSDKGLGIRSKRFALLVEDLKVKVANIESGGEFTVSSAEEIIKAL, encoded by the exons ATGGCTCCGATTGCAGTTGGAGATGTCATCCCAGACGGCACCTTGGCCTTCTTGGACAACGATAACAAGCCACAGTCTGTGTCCATTCACTCTCTTGCCAAGGGTAAAAAGGTCATTATCTTTGGTGTTCCCGGCGCCTTCACTCCCACTTGCAG CTTGAAGCATGTGCCTGGCTTCATTGAGAGAGCAGAGGAGCTGAAAGGAAAGGGTGTGGATGAAATCATCTGTATCAGTG TGAATGATCCCTTTGTGATGAAGTCATGGGCCAACACTTTCCCTGAGAACAAGCATGTGACATTTCTTGCTGATGGGTCAGCCAAATACACACATGATCTTGGGCTAGAGCTTGATCTCTCCGATAAGGGGCTTGGGATCCGGTCCAAGAGGTTTGCGCTGCTCGTTGAAGACCTCAAGGTGAAGGTTGCTAACATTGAGAGTGGTGGAGAGTTCACTGTGTCCAGTGCTGAAGAGATCATCAAGGCTCTTTAA